TTACCCCCAATGGCTGAATTCAGCGATTCTAGGTATCCGTCGTGCTGTTGGTGATGACGATTGTCAACACGGTATAGCGATGGGCTTCCATGGTGAGGACTTTGAGCATAAAGGGACGTTCTAGTATCGGTGTGGTGAATTGTTCCATGATGATATTGATGGGTATGCGGATATACGATGGATTGATAGACCGAACCATGAGTTGATGCTGGTCCGACCACGGATGACACTTGTCCATGTGTTGGCGCAACCGAAGATGACGGCGCAGTACCGTAGTACGTAGAAGAATGGCCAAGCAGGGCATAAGTCGTCGGAGAACTACCAGTTCTGCAAATATGTAGAATACGATTGTTAGTATCGATCAAAAAGCTCGCAATTCTACTTGAATTAATGTTTACTTAAAAAATTGCGAGCAGAGAAATTTATTAGTCCACATTTTTGCCGCAGACTGTAATTTCttgatgatttatttttttgtattctttagccaataattaaaataaaagaattttctgAATATGCGATTCTGCCAGTTATAGATTATATCTTTTCCtacaatgtttaaaatttaaattaggAGAGATTTTATTGGAACTAAAAGCACAtgactatttttatttttatcagtCACTTGCTAAATTATTGAATAATTATTATTGCCGTTTTTGCACATATCGATTATTCCTCGAAATAGCTAGACGATACCACAAAAAGACAAAGCAATCTACTACAGTATTTCGGGTATGGTTATCATTTGAGACAACAAGGTATCTCAGATTGAATTCAAAAGTGAACATAAGGAGGTAGTAGGGTCAGGTGGTACAAGAAAGATGAACCCACACGAAATACCTACTGTATATTTTCCGTCGCCCAAGCCACGCTGTCTCACAACACTCTTGATTAATGCGAAATctaccattttccttttccaatCAATAGTTGCCGGTAATTGGTTGGGTTATTTCAGTATTAATTTCAGACAAGCTAAATTGTAAAACATAACTTACATACACCTTAGTTCATCTTTTAATGTGCTAAGAGTTTACTAAGTTTACTAATTCACCTTATTCGTTTTCTGACagagttaaaaaaattgaagcgGCCTAGCCTCAAACAGACGCCCAAACGAACTGATATCATTCATTTATCTGTTACCCACATGGCATGTACGCTTTAAAACTAAAAGCTTTCTGAAGAATTATTTTGCACTCTATACAGGTGCATACTTATTCTGCCTAATTTTCACAACAAACTAAACTTAAAGGGAAAATACAATATGACACAATGAAGAAGTCTAAAAATGCCACGTGAAATAATTCATAAATCTTTCTGCGACGGGATGAAATGAAATTGTAAATCGAGAATAAAACAATATACCCAGTGCCGGAGATAAACGCAGCGGCGGATGGTGCGAAATGCCCCATATTGTGATGTGAATGGAACAATTGACTCGAGTTGACTGTGCTGTTATTCCCGCTACCGGTTCCAGAAACTGTGCTGCCGTTACTCTGTACATGGGCATAGTGAGTGTGTTGGTCGTTGGTTGAAGGATTTATTTCGACGACGTTTCCACCGTTGCCTTCAGATGACGACACTGATCCCGCAGCCACTATGTTGGAATGGTATCGGTTTGTGCTCATCATTGAGTAATCGGAACCAAAATCTGACACTAATCCAACATTGCAATCGCCCATACCTGAAACAGAATCACCAAATTGTAGTTTCATTTAAGTCATGATCGTGTTTTTTCATTGGAATAAAATCAAAGCTTCAAAATTCATTTAGATATGGGAATTTTGTATCGAAAAACGTAGCTTTTCTTTGCCGTTTTCTATTGTCATAGCGTATTTAGCATGcactatatattttttttttatttctgcaCTTCTTGTGTTAGTAAATTAAACTGGCGTAATGTGAACTACCATATGGATATaattaatgtaaataaatacattttcatTCAACATACTGTAGCTACGGAACAGGTTGTTTCGAGTATTGTTTGCTACCTAAAAAGTAAGGTTGGTGAGCTCAGACAATAACAGGAAGTGTTTGCCATTTTAGTGGTGTAGACCCACAGTCTCGATAAGAATAAAGTATCTATCAGAAGCATCCTAGCTCCGCAAATGTCTTTCAGTATCGCAAAAGACTCACTGAGTTTTCAGCGCCATTTTGTCGTTACTAAAATTAAACTTGCTCCATGCTCAGGGTTTCAAGATATGTTACCTTGCATGATTACACCTGTGCACGATCGTAAATGCCCCCTTGGCTCAAGCTGATTGGAATGAATTGCTTCCGGTTGCCCTCCTACTGCACAATGCGTTGGCAGCGCATCAAAAACTCGTGGCAACTTTTCCGTGTAGCCTAACAAAATAGCCCTTCTTCtcagttttttcttaaatttggTTCAGCTGAAAAATTTACTGGCTTTTCTTAATGAATTCTGCCATTAAACAGGTTGCCTACGCACTACGGCAATTTTTCGAGATTTCgttcaaaacgaaaagaaacctTATGGGCGAAGCTTGCTTGTCCAGAAATGCACATTGTATAAACACGTGATCCCATTTCCTTGTTCTTACTTTCTACCCTCCACCAGGAAATAGtctcaataaaattttattggttTACGAACACACTGCTATCCCTTTTATTCCTCCTATTTCGGTAAACATTTTTGGCTTTACTGCATTTACCATTTTGTTTACTACGTTAGTAATGTTGAACCAAAAGCTTTCGAGCGCTTTGAAAAGCACTGTATGGATATGGAGTCAAAATGTGCTAGTGAAGAGATACCTATACGCGGAGCGCGTCAGACAATCACAATTAATCTCGCAAAACCTACTGCTTAGCAAACTGTTTGAGCCTTAATCAGAATGGGCGGGTAGAATACTGGAACGATActttgaaacgtttttttgtatgaaacatatttgttttgtctgtgtgtgtgtctctgcAGTAAACAATgcataaaaaataatgaagatttAAGATGAATAACAGTAGGGCTCCTAATGATCGTTTAACGCTAATATGTTAGCAAGTGTAGATGGGGGATGGGTGATTGAGGAGGAGTGATGATCTTGTTTAACTACGAACAATTATTTAATATTAGATGAATCCTAAAATCTGCCGATCACCTTTAGATATGAGGCAAATATATCCTCGTccagttattttaaaaagtaaagTTTACAGTAACACCCTTTTCTCTCATGCTTATTAACAAACAACATGATCACTATGATCATAACAGAACTTACgaatttcgaaagaaaaaataaagaagaaaggtaaaaacgtagaaacgaaaaaggtgTGCATGTTTTTggcaatagagaaaaaaataggtCATACCAGCTGTAGTCGGAGCTATTTGTCCGTGGGCTATTGAGACGTTGACTGCATTGTTGCCTGAAGGCGTGCTTCCATTTCCTCCTACGCCGAGGTCGGTGTAGGTCAAGACGGGTGGGTTGTACGTAGTGCTAGGACTGGATGTGACGTTGCATCCAAGGTAAGACGGATAGGAACTGCTTATTGTACTGCTGCTACTGCTTCCGCTACTCAGCGCCCCAGCACTACTACCTCCGCTTCCACCGTACGGCGGCCATATTGCGTCTTGGTTGGTTGCCAAATGATTTGGCTGGCCAGCGTCTGTAAATTGCAACGGTATTCAATTATCTGCCAAATTCTGACGCATCTAAAGACATGAAAGAAACGTAAGAATGAAACGTGATATCGTTTAAAATTGCGTCGTCAATAGCAGTATCTCCTTTTGTGGTGTTTATCgctgttgttattttttactgcacaatttcttttaaatattatgATAACACgtcttttgttaaatttaaGCAACAAATGGAATTTGTTATAGCATGATATACTGCGATATCCAGAGCGCTCCTGGAACTCAGATGGTCTTGACAGACACCTTAATTCTTAGAATGCGTCGAAATCTGCCAAGTCAGTTCGAGCATGTAACAAAAATACATGTGTGCCAGAGTTCATAACTTAATAAAATCccgaagaaagaagatgagTATACCCAAGTGGTTGTTGATGGTCGTGAAGCCTAATGAAGGATGCAGACTGGCAAGGGCGTCGGTCTTGCGGCGGTGGGAATCGAGTTCACGTAAACTTTCAGGCAAGTATGGCCGCTGGGCCGATGAGAGACCGAATGGCCGAAACGACTGTTGCTGCCCTGTTCGTGTACGTTCATAGTATTAGAAGAGAAagacaaagacaaaaaaaaaggcaaattgaCACATGTTTACACCAGGCTAAATACGCAGTTGACAACGAAAGTCTACAGTTTCATTTACTGGCACTGGTACTAATTACTACGACGACAGTCATGTCGATAAAGACCATAGCGGTTCTTAATATCCCAAAACTGAAGTATAACACGTTATGGCCTATGTAAAGAGGACAGGTATTTGCCGTAGAACTGAAGTTTATTCTGTAACGTTGACGatttttctaaagaaataaaaaaatcttgcAAAAATGTGAAGCGAAAGCATTTTAAGATGGAAAATGCCGTACGAAATCGCAATTGTATTTTCCATGTCGTCAATTTGCCGAATAAGCGTTTTGAATGCGCCTAAACTGAAAGTCGGTAAATACAACCAAAACGAGAGCCTGTGTTTAGAAAGCATcgcaagaaaaacattttgccgAATTTTCCAAAAGGATTGGCATTGTGTGTAATTAATTCCACAAAATAAAACCTGCTATAAATAGCTAGGTCGTCTGCGAAAAGCTTTAGAGAATCACTCAAACTGGGTATTTTCAGAAGCACTATAAATGAACGTTCATTCACCGACAAGCGCAAGCATAACAGCgtgaaaataatcaatttaGTGATCCTACTACGGAAAGCAATTTTACCATCCTTTCTGTAATAGATACCATCTGCCAAGAACGAAATGCCGTTTATTTTAGCTTTCAACTAGTTTTTTGTAGTGATCGTGCAGGGCCATGTAAATGACAATCCATCTTTGCAGTCATTAAGGCATCATCTGCCTGAGCGCGGAACTAATGAATGTAATCAATGTGCATTACGTCccattttaaataattttttccttgCTCTCAGTTTAATATGTAGTTTTCTTCAGGTAGCCTGTGTAGAAGCATTTACCTTCCAAGATGTTTCGCCTATTTACGTCGTCATGACGGACATTACGTAATGCTTATTCTCATTCCATGCACTCACGTGTAGAAAATAAGGCGGACGTATTAGGCGACACGCAGCTAATGGTGATAACTATTTCACTAATTCCAGTAGCACATGTTTACCATaatgttttcttgttcctATTGGGAAGCAAATGGAAGGGGGAAGGTCCGTTATAAGAACGTAACGAGGCCTCCGAATGACAGATTTTCTTATCCAGGTTATCGAACATAAATTAAGATAATCTGTATTCCGGCTGTTTTCCCCAATATTACCTTAAGGGTTGATGGTAGTATGAGACAGCCAAACAAGTATGGGCACCAAGTTATGCGTCACATGACAAGACAACGAAGTATTTCAGTCAAAGGGATGGGAAACGCTTAAATGGCGTTCTTTAATAtcaattgaaataaatgatGTAACGATTCTTCAAAAGGCTGAAAAAACACCGATCAACCCAAAAATATTACAAGCCaactttcaaattttttggCGTTCATCAAAGACTTTCGTTGAATCTTTAATCAAAAGGGATTAGTTTGAGGTCAATCGTAAAAAGCAAAGCCAATGAACAACACAGCtgcatttttgtgttttgtgcgtgtttgtgggtgtttttgttttagttttagttGTCACATTTATTACATTTAACTTTCATGGTAAAAAGTTAGCTAGCAAAATTCCCATGTAGAGTTAAGAGACGCGCTTCACTTGCCATGCATCACAACTTCGCGCAATTTAAATGAGCCATGAAGAACACGGTTGAGTGGAGACCTCGCATAGGCCTTGGCTCTGTGCCTCCCTTTTATCCTTCGGTTCTTTGTTACTTCAAGCAACTTTCTCTTCCAAACAGCATTTAATTTTATGGAGTTAAGGAGGTTAGGTATCAAAGCAGACTTAATTATCGGATTAtagctttttccttttcaaactATAATAACTTCACCCTTAGGACAGAAATAGATAAAACCTGCAATGGCCGAATGTCTCAACGGATCAAACAACAAATGCCAGAAGGTGACGCGTTTCAGTCATAATCGACAAACACGTCCGACTTCGAAGAAAAGActttttgaaaacaagaaaaggccAAACTAAGAGATTCGCCTTAGGGATACGAACAAAATTTCATAATGTTAAACATTAAATGTTGTATAAATAGGAGAGGATACGCAAAAAAACGAGACACCAAAAAATATACAATAGAAGAcctatattcttttttaaagcattTTTGGTGGGACGAAGGAATCTTAGCAATTCTACTTTAACTACAAGTAAAAACTCAAACATATCAAACTATTCTACCCAAGAACAGCTTGTTGTAATGCCTCCAGAAGACTCGATTAGTGGTACCGGCACATGGACCAATTTCAGTACGTATGGTCTGCAATGTTTTAGCCGTTTATGGTCTTTTCTCTTCCGGACTCAACATGCAACGTAAATGCTATTCATAATAAACTAATAGTTTTTTACTTAAATTGTATTGTTAAGttagaatttcattttttctttcaaagaatGACTTGGAAAATAACTGCAAGTATACGTCAAGCCCATCTATATAACTGAAAACTGATAACTAGTTAGTTTGAGTTCCATTTCCGTTCCACGTCAAGGATGTGTAAAGCAGAAATGAGCGGGAATCAAGAGATAAGAAAATACGGATGCAGCCTATGCACGTTTTGGCGATAAGTAATGTTTGGTtaggatttccttttttacgcGTTTAACAAATGAAACGTTTTCGTCGATGACTATACCTTATTGGTGTTACATACTAGTAATAGTAGCTAAGCCGTTTCTTTGAAGTAAACCCAAAATGAAATCTACGCGTTTTCTAGGGAAACATCTTCGTTAAGTTTCTGCAAGTTTTGACGGCATCGGCAGGCAACTGCATTACCGCGTGAAAACAAGGTTTATGttcttgttttccgttttattAGACTAGGATGTTTTATAGATAGCCAACATGAGTTAACAGGAGTGAGAAATTCGGAAAAATTGCAGCGCTAAAGAATTAATTGTAGAAgatcctttatttttgtacgCGAATTCACTTTGTGCCATCGTCCTTGATGAGACAAATGCGAGCAACTATAGGCTAAGCCTAACTGCAATTATAGATGTCCAAGATTCCCACGGTTCAATAGCTTTAGAAGCGGAAATGGTCTATGGCCTCTGTAGCTTAAGAGGTCTTTTGGGATTCTCCTCGTTTCTTCACACGAGAACTACTGGGTAACTAGaaaactaaattaaaaaaGCTCTGGCTACATGGGACATTTCCTAGTATCCAAGTAGATTACCTCGCCTCGCTGGATgtgaaaaaagtaaaataaaatattggtCACAAACTAATAGGAAACATTTCTCGGcgctccaaaaaaaaaaacgaacaataaaaaaaaaagtgaaataaagaaataattatATATTAGACGATGTCGTGAATATATGTAGCGTAAAGCTGATTTCTGCCGATAATTCAGTAACTGCCAGAAGGAGCCCATCAATCTTTTTCCGTCGAAAGATAAGAATTTGTTTGTAACCGCAGTGCCTTCATTCTATACAACTACAGGATATTCGTAGCATATTGAAACAGTGTCACGATATTTCTATGCCATATAGAGCTGTAGTTGTGATATTTCCGCTGAGTATTTCCTTGTTTCTAAGAACGCCGGCTGAAAACCAAAACAAGTTGGGTTGTATCAGCCACAGCGGAAGCTGGCGCGATAGATAACCAAAATTTTCTTagggagaataaaaaaaatcctataCATACATAGGTTACTGTATAGCGATGCATGATATCTATAGCCGAATGTGCAAGTACGTACAATCGTTGCATTCCCCTACCCCCCTTCTTTGgctgtttgttttcctttttgtcgcTGTTCATAATctacaaaaatatttcatcttctttcgcGACGGATtatgaatatt
The nucleotide sequence above comes from Daphnia carinata strain CSIRO-1 chromosome 3, CSIRO_AGI_Dcar_HiC_V3, whole genome shotgun sequence. Encoded proteins:
- the LOC130685342 gene encoding protein lozenge-like isoform X2, which codes for MLLANEMHMPSGQAAATPHHQSVSSELASPTESSSSSPSQGGRPDSAPSTTDLIWTDRALTEIIGDPSAPSALLGGELVRTGSPCVICTALPTHWRSNKTLPTAFRVVCLGGVEDGTLVTVRAGNDENCSSELRNATAIVKNHVAKFNDLRFIGRSGRGKSFTLTITVSTSPPQVATYSKAIKVTVDGPREPRSKTHAGQPNHLATNQDAIWPPYGGSGGSSAGALSSGSSSSSTISSSYPSYLGCNVTSSPSTTYNPPVLTYTDLGVGGNGSTPSGNNAVNVSIAHGQIAPTTAGMGDCNVGLVSDFGSDYSMMSTNRYHSNIVAAGSVSSSEGNGGNVVEINPSTNDQHTHYAHVQSNGSTVSGTGSGNNSTVNSSQLFHSHHNMGHFAPSAAAFISGTGTGSSPTTYALLGHSSTYYGTAPSSSVAPTHGQVSSVVGPASTHGSVYQSIVYPHTHQYHHGTIHHTDTRTSLYAQSPHHGSPSLYRVDNRHHQQHDGYLESLNSAIGGNESSGEIGEALHGLTGSPPDNPNGPVNSASNGSDSPEHETGENLGRTQPSTDPAVWRPY
- the LOC130685342 gene encoding runt-related transcription factor 1-like isoform X1 is translated as MLLANEMHMPSGQAAATPHHQSVSSELASPTESSSSSPSQGGRPDSAPSTTDLIWTDRALTEIIGDPSAPSALLGGELVRTGSPCVICTALPTHWRSNKTLPTAFRVVCLGGVEDGTLVTVRAGNDENCSSELRNATAIVKNHVAKFNDLRFIGRSGRGKSFTLTITVSTSPPQVATYSKAIKVTVDGPREPRSKTRQQQSFRPFGLSSAQRPYLPESLRELDSHRRKTDALASLHPSLGFTTINNHLDAGQPNHLATNQDAIWPPYGGSGGSSAGALSSGSSSSSTISSSYPSYLGCNVTSSPSTTYNPPVLTYTDLGVGGNGSTPSGNNAVNVSIAHGQIAPTTAGMGDCNVGLVSDFGSDYSMMSTNRYHSNIVAAGSVSSSEGNGGNVVEINPSTNDQHTHYAHVQSNGSTVSGTGSGNNSTVNSSQLFHSHHNMGHFAPSAAAFISGTGTGSSPTTYALLGHSSTYYGTAPSSSVAPTHGQVSSVVGPASTHGSVYQSIVYPHTHQYHHGTIHHTDTRTSLYAQSPHHGSPSLYRVDNRHHQQHDGYLESLNSAIGGNESSGEIGEALHGLTGSPPDNPNGPVNSASNGSDSPEHETGENLGRTQPSTDPAVWRPY